In the genome of Synchiropus splendidus isolate RoL2022-P1 chromosome 2, RoL_Sspl_1.0, whole genome shotgun sequence, the window GCTCGTGCAGCGACCGCGAGGACGTGGCGACGCGGTCTCCGGTGGCCAGGTGTCACTGGCTGAGTGCTGGGGTTTGTTGACATGCTGTTTGATATAGTCCTCACTGTGTAAATGTGAGCCTCCGTCCCTTTCGCTCAGATCAGCATCCTGGACTCCAAGAGGGGCATGAATGTGGGGATCTTCCTCAAGCAGTTCAAAAAGTAAGTCAACCCTCAGTGTTCATGTATTTCCCACACGGACAGAAGCCACACACTCTCGCGTCACGCATCaactttttatttgatttattttagaatGAGGAACATTTATTCACCTGGATGCCACTCTTTCGCCACATCTTCTGAAGGAGATCTTTCATCTTTCAGATGTTTCATCCAGAACTCTCTTTCTGCTTCAGTACTCCATCGTAACACTCACACCAGCCCAAGCGAGTTTGACATGTATATTATGTAGTCGTTGGTCCACTAGTGTTTTAGGTGTTTGCATCACGGTGCATTTGCATGGCTGCCCACACTATTTCACTGACATTTGACTCTCCAGAGAACCACAGTGAATCCTGCCTGCCTGTTTATGCACTGTACTGTCATGAGCCTGTCGTGCTGAAACGTACCTCAACTCTCATCATACTAGTTGGGATTACTGCATGTAAGGCAGGCGAGCCCCACCAGTATCACTGAAGAAAAGCCACCGCGAAGAAGGGTTACGTTTACAAGTCTCTTCATTAAATCAAATCCATCAAACAGTTGCCAACCAGCTAAACTGACCCATTTTCAGTCCACGTCCTCAAAAAATAAGCATTTTGGAATCGTAAgtaaaagcgtcaccgaaccgggagatccaaaaaaaagtagaaagtccaaaaactgaggatgtcaccgaaccaggagaaggacacaaaaacgaaaaaaacacGATGAtcagggaaaaacaaaataactaaCGGTCGTCAAAACGAACTCACGAGAGACAAATCTAAAATCAGAGGGAACACATGGCGATCAGACGCAAACAAAGAATAGAAACTACAATAACTCAGGTACCAGGGAAAAACCAAGAGATCTGAAAAACACAGAGCGGAAAAGCGGACAAGGAGAATGATACGCGGAAGATTGATTCAATCTGTCACCCATTGCTGGAGCCAAGGTGCTGAAGAAGGGGCGGATGATGATCTGTAGATCAGTTCCAGGGTTACAAACCCTGCGTCTCCAGGGAAAGACTCGGGAGACGCCTTGGACAGGTCGCTAGTAACTTGCATCGCTAATTTAGCTCTGTTTTTGGACCATCGTAAACCCATGTACATTTCTGTGAGACGTTTGCTCTGTGTGTGGTTTGGACCACACAAGGGTTCGACGTCAAGTTGCAACAGTTAATCTGTGTTTTGTACagaatggtgtcagaagtaggatggTCCTGTGCAACCTTAAAGAGTGTGTGGCCCGTGCTGGATAGGATGGTAgaggagtgtgtgttttggtgagTGGTGGGCCTCTCAGAAGAGATGAGAAGTGTGAGGGGTCACTGGTCCCTCGTATGCGTCGATAGCCAGGAAAATCTTTGTTCAACTTACGGCAAGGTCTGGAACACCATAAGCCTCAGTTTGTTTGTCTGAGGCAGGAAGCTGGTTCCGTATTGAGCATGAGCATCTCAGTCATCTGCTGGAGACTCAAACTAGAGCTGCCATAGCCTTCCCAAAAGTGTCTGTATCCTCTTAGAGGATGCTTTGCTTTGGTTGTTTATTTAGGGAGTGTTTTCACAACCACCACCTGCGTCGTTTGTGCACCATTCAATTCGAAAATCTTCCTGACCTTTAGGCCCAACAGCTCCATTGTTGAAGACATTCGGCGAGGAGATGGGAAGCTTTACGGGGCGGAACTTCTGAAAGATCTGCTCAAGCTGCTCCCCGATACAGAGGAGGTTTGTATTCTGTCGAACAACGCTCATGATGTTTGATCCACCTCGGAGGAGTCTGTTCCACCTCCTGTGTTTTCTCTGGCAGATTAAAAAGCTGCGAGCTTTTAAAGGGGATCCAGACAAGCTGGCGCTCGTAGACTCCTTTATGTACCTTCTGATCCAGGTGCCACGGTGAGTGAGTTTCAATGTGCCGTCTCATAATGAAATTGACGTTTCTGCAACCATGAGAAGAAAACGGAAGGTTCGCCTTTTCAGGATTTGCATGTCAGCAGGATgtgcctcctttttttttttttctaaagtagTCTTCAGGCTACTCATAACACAGCAGAGCAAATAAGTGGTTCATATTTTAATCCTGGCCAGTTAATGTATCATTTTCTAATTTGCTGGTCCATAGGTTCGAGGTCCGGAtcgaggccatggttctccgGGAAGAATTCGCTCCGTCCTGCGTCGTGATGAGCCGTGAGATCGATGTCATCCGCGTCGCCACCAAAGGTAAAAATGACACATGGACGCTGTCACATGTGACCTAGAAATCCGATCCAAGAGCAGCACAGAATGTGTGTCACTCAAGAGCCCATGATGTCGAGGGGAAAGACGTCAGCGTTTTATGGTTTCATTTTCCATGCACTGGCTCCAGTACAGCATGACAGCATCAAAgccaataataaaacaaattgactttttttccattttatagATTATTCCATTTTTGGAATACAacttatttattcttattttaataCTACTTTGATATGGacattgttttgaatttttatttttttttacttttttataatagCATTTTTTATGtgttcttttttattatcattttccgctgtatttttcaaatcattttggaatgcattgaattaaaaatgtaagaATGTAAGAAACATTAGCGGTAATGGTTGAATATGTGTGACAGGTTTCCAGGTGTGGTTGTATTTCTATAATATCCATCCATTCAGACGCACAAAACGGGGAATCGTTGTTTGGGGACTTTCAATACTTCAACAACTTTGCCCTCTATTTTTGCTGAGTCAGCTTCCAAGCTCTCCTTAAAAACCTCATCAAGTTTTCTCTGCACTGCAGTCGGTTGGAGGATGACACAGAGCAGTGTGGCTTATAAATGAAACGCAGCGTTTTGCAGCTCAGCAGAAAAGTGAGTGACGGCttcagtgtgagagtgtgttgtcGTCCTTGTTCCCAGAGCTGATGAGCTGCGAGGAGCTTCACGGGATCCTCCATCTGGTGCTGCAAGCTGGCAACATCATGAACGCTGTGAGTTTTTAACAGCCTGCGGTTCTGAAAATGATGTTTCTCATTCATGGTTGTGTTGAAAGTCAAAGCAGTCAAGTGAGGTTTGTCACTCTTGCTTGTCAGGGAGGGTACGCTGGAAACGCTGTGGGCTTCAAACTGTCATCCCTCCTCTCACTGGCCGACACTAAGGCCAACAAACCAGGGATGAACCTTCTGCACTTCGTCGCCATGGTTGGTTTTCTATACGCTTTAGTGAGGCATGTTTTGGGCAGGTGAAGTGGCTGATTTGTGAATGTTATGACAGTGAAATCCTAAGTTTAGAAAGTCTGTTGCTGAAGTGAAATTGCTGAAAATAGACGTTAAAAGAGAAGCTTGCTGAGGTGTCATGGCCGTGACCCACCAGGAAGATCACCCACTGGAAATGCCTCGGTCTTCCCCAGGATGCACTTTTGTGATTCCAAAGTGACcttggttgttcaaaaacagcaTGCATTAATAGAAGAATTAGACTGAACTGGACACAGGACTGTTCTCACCGTGGAACTGACTGACTTGTGTTCATCATGCAGGAGGCCAAGAAAAAAGACGAGAAGTTGCTGAAGTTTCCTGAGAAACTGCTCGATGTCCAAAGTGCAGCCAGGTATACTTCATATTTACTTATTGCTATTACATGTCTGCCTTGAATTGAGGGCAGGACAATTGGGGTTACACTTTTGGATCTCACCAACCCTGACTCTTTGGTGGTTCCCCTGATGTAGAATCTCAGTGGAGAACATTGAGGCGGAGTTCTCCTCCCTGTACGTTCGGATCAAAACGCTGGAGGAGAAGGTCCAAGGTGATCCTgaactgctgcagcagctgcaaccGTTTCTGCAGGCAAGTAACACGCTGACTCATCCCGACACAGTGAGACTGCCTTTTGCCTGTACCGCACCTTCACGTCCCTGTCTTCACTCAGATTTCAGCTGAGACCCTGCAGGACCTGAAGAGGCGGCGGCTGGACCTGCGGAAAGAAGGAAACACGCTTATCGATTTCTTCTGTGAGGACAAGGACACTTTCAAGTTGGACGAGTGCTTCCGCATCTTTCAGGACTTCTGCATCAAGTTCAGGAAAGCTGTGCAGGTCAGTGTCTAATACAGCCTACTGCTTTGCTTCTGACCAGATAGTTTTCTTTTCAACTGCTCAAgcattgtattaaaaaaaatatatatatgtctcCCCAGGACAACATGGAGCGAGAGCTGAAGGAGGCAGCGAGGCAGCGCCGGCtcagggagctggaggagaagcgcTTCGCCTGGGCGGGTGCGGATCAGAACAGTGGCTTTGGCCGAAGCAGCAGCGAGAACGACGTGGACATGCTCACCAAGGAGGGCCTGCTGGACTTCTTCCAGCAGAGATCTCAGAGTCCGGCCAGCCCTCTGAGCCGCTCCGCCAGCGCCCGTCGACATCGCCACACCATGAACTCCATCGCAGACCGTGAGCTTCAAGGATACCTGAAGTTTTTTGGCGAAAATCCCGGCGATTCTTCGAAGTTTAACAGTCTACCTCGATCTGGACGCGCGCAGCAGCGGAGATCCACCCCCTGGATCATGGCGCAGGACAACAACCGGGAGCTGGGGGGGGAAAGAACCGTGACCTCGCCACACGCTGAGACCGAGCCAATAAGTCCTTTGGCGCGCTTTTCCTCTTCTGGGCTGAACCCCGACGAAGACAGATACAACAACAACTACTCGTCCGTGTCGGAGGGCAGCGCCcttcctcactgctgcgtctTTCAAAAGTCCAACCAAACCATCAGCAGACACATGAACGTGAACGTGGAGAAACACACTCTGGCTCCAGTGCCGCGAGCCTTTGACTTGGTCGGTCCCAACAACAACGCCAATCACCCGCACTTTTTAAAACAAGGGGATCTGATACTCACTGACCTGGAGACGGATGTGCCGCCAAGTCCCAGGGTCTTGGAGGGCAGTCCAGGGGGCCAGGTTTTGGAGAAaccctcagatcctcaggtggCTTGGAAGGtccaaacagaaacactgtCACAGACTGAGAACCTCCCAGAGCGAGAGGAAGACAGCACCTTCTCATCCACTTCCTGTGACACGCCCCTGCCCTTCGACAGCTCCAACAAGAAGCCCACCTTTTATATCATCGACTGCACAGAGACGGACTGCTCCGTCACGCTGGACTACTCTGAAGTGGAGAGTTCCTCTCTGACACATGAAGGTTTGCCCCTCAGCTCCGGAGGCAAGGGTCAGGAGCAGGATCCAAGCTCCCCGTCGTCTCATCTGGAGTCTCCGAGTGAGCCTTCTGTGTCGATCTCCGTGCCCAGATCTTTGGACGTGGCCACGATGACCCCCTCAGAGGAGTGGGACACAGAGAGCTGTGACACTGCGGAGGGGAAACAAAGCGGGGAGGGGGACACACATGGTAACAAGAGGTCCAGCTCCAAACACACAGCCAGCAGAGAGGGGGCGAGCGTGAGAaccttgagaagcagtgagagacAGGCCATGCGGAGGGTTGTGCCCATCACCAAAGTCGCTCAGTCTGCCGGTcgaaagaaaacagagaaacctgCCGCGTACGACGCCGCTTCCTTACGCCGACCTCTCCGGGACCAGAGCATTCCAGCAAGGGGACGGAGCGAGAAGAGGCCCCCGCGCCACTCCAGCCTCCCTCCAGATGAGTCGAAAGCCCATCGGGGGGTGGTGGGAACCATCTCCAGGTTTGCACGGGATTTGACCCCGAGGAAGAGTTCAGGCCCCAAGCCAAGTGCCAAGCCTCTGAGAAACCTCCCAAAGCCTCCACCTGAGGAGAAGATGTGCCGCTCCACCATGAGGGCCTTGGCTCAGGCTCAGTCCCAAACCCAGTGTGGGACCGCCACAGAGAACAGCAGCTCAGTCAGCGCAAAGAACACAGACGTCCCCAGCTTCGCCCGGAACACGGTGGCATCGTCGTCAAGGACCAAGAAGGACCTGGGTCCCA includes:
- the fhdc1 gene encoding FH2 domain-containing protein 1 isoform X2, which translates into the protein MLVMSCASHVNEPESCSSSDGSSCTTSSITTSDTSSMSGHAHQHRAPPPPPLPPPPPGAPPPPPASANFGNHRKKRRVRSFFWKPIPEEKVREKPNIWTAVQQQQFQIDVQSVEELFGQQEDAGTGVRRSVVLAGESARVSRSRSFKESSKDEISILDSKRGMNVGIFLKQFKKPNSSIVEDIRRGDGKLYGAELLKDLLKLLPDTEEIKKLRAFKGDPDKLALVDSFMYLLIQVPRFEVRIEAMVLREEFAPSCVVMSREIDVIRVATKELMSCEELHGILHLVLQAGNIMNAGGYAGNAVGFKLSSLLSLADTKANKPGMNLLHFVAMEAKKKDEKLLKFPEKLLDVQSAARISVENIEAEFSSLYVRIKTLEEKVQGDPELLQQLQPFLQISAETLQDLKRRRLDLRKEGNTLIDFFCEDKDTFKLDECFRIFQDFCIKFRKAVQDNMERELKEAARQRRLRELEEKRFAWAGADQNSGFGRSSSENDVDMLTKEGLLDFFQQRSQSPASPLSRSASARRHRHTMNSIADRELQGYLKFFGENPGDSSKFNSLPRSGRAQQRRSTPWIMAQDNNRELGGERTVTSPHAETEPISPLARFSSSGLNPDEDRYNNNYSSVSEGSALPHCCVFQKSNQTISRHMNVNVEKHTLAPVPRAFDLVGPNNNANHPHFLKQGDLILTDLETDVPPSPRVLEGSPGGQVLEKPSDPQVAWKVQTETLSQTENLPEREEDSTFSSTSCDTPLPFDSSNKKPTFYIIDCTETDCSVTLDYSEVESSSLTHEGLPLSSGGKGQEQDPSSPSSHLESPSEPSVSISVPRSLDVATMTPSEEWDTESCDTAEGKQSGEGDTHGNKRSSSKHTASREGASVRTLRSSERQAMRRVVPITKVAQSAGRKKTEKPAAYDAASLRRPLRDQSIPARGRSEKRPPRHSSLPPDESKAHRGVVGTISRFARDLTPRKSSGPKPSAKPLRNLPKPPPEEKMCRSTMRALAQAQSQTQCGTATENSSSVSAKNTDVPSFARNTVASSSRTKKDLGPTSVPSTPSRSPSLLGRQSSVKQSRLSSTDHMSEERSHGSSLRRVHSVKAASRSGHRSETPPPPPSQDDTHKTGSSSEKTANKRDSTPCNRSSKPTWR
- the fhdc1 gene encoding FH2 domain-containing protein 1 isoform X1 gives rise to the protein MGNVVHVMLVMSCASHVNEPESCSSSDGSSCTTSSITTSDTSSMSGHAHQHRAPPPPPLPPPPPGAPPPPPASANFGNHRKKRRVRSFFWKPIPEEKVREKPNIWTAVQQQQFQIDVQSVEELFGQQEDAGTGVRRSVVLAGESARVSRSRSFKESSKDEISILDSKRGMNVGIFLKQFKKPNSSIVEDIRRGDGKLYGAELLKDLLKLLPDTEEIKKLRAFKGDPDKLALVDSFMYLLIQVPRFEVRIEAMVLREEFAPSCVVMSREIDVIRVATKELMSCEELHGILHLVLQAGNIMNAGGYAGNAVGFKLSSLLSLADTKANKPGMNLLHFVAMEAKKKDEKLLKFPEKLLDVQSAARISVENIEAEFSSLYVRIKTLEEKVQGDPELLQQLQPFLQISAETLQDLKRRRLDLRKEGNTLIDFFCEDKDTFKLDECFRIFQDFCIKFRKAVQDNMERELKEAARQRRLRELEEKRFAWAGADQNSGFGRSSSENDVDMLTKEGLLDFFQQRSQSPASPLSRSASARRHRHTMNSIADRELQGYLKFFGENPGDSSKFNSLPRSGRAQQRRSTPWIMAQDNNRELGGERTVTSPHAETEPISPLARFSSSGLNPDEDRYNNNYSSVSEGSALPHCCVFQKSNQTISRHMNVNVEKHTLAPVPRAFDLVGPNNNANHPHFLKQGDLILTDLETDVPPSPRVLEGSPGGQVLEKPSDPQVAWKVQTETLSQTENLPEREEDSTFSSTSCDTPLPFDSSNKKPTFYIIDCTETDCSVTLDYSEVESSSLTHEGLPLSSGGKGQEQDPSSPSSHLESPSEPSVSISVPRSLDVATMTPSEEWDTESCDTAEGKQSGEGDTHGNKRSSSKHTASREGASVRTLRSSERQAMRRVVPITKVAQSAGRKKTEKPAAYDAASLRRPLRDQSIPARGRSEKRPPRHSSLPPDESKAHRGVVGTISRFARDLTPRKSSGPKPSAKPLRNLPKPPPEEKMCRSTMRALAQAQSQTQCGTATENSSSVSAKNTDVPSFARNTVASSSRTKKDLGPTSVPSTPSRSPSLLGRQSSVKQSRLSSTDHMSEERSHGSSLRRVHSVKAASRSGHRSETPPPPPSQDDTHKTGSSSEKTANKRDSTPCNRSSKPTWR